gttgtagGAATTGGAAATTCTGGTGGAGATATAGCTGTTGAATTAAGTAGAATTGCTAAACAAGTTTATCTTGTAACAAGAAGAGGAACATGGGTTTTTAATAGATTATATACATATGGTATTCCAGTAGAATTTGCTTTTTCAAGAAGattagataaattaataagaCCATTATTTCCATTATGGGCTGTAAATTTACTTCTTGAAAAAAGAATGAATGAAAGATTTgatcatttaatatatggTTTACAACCAGAACATGATGTTTTATCTGCTCATCCAACTGTTAATGATGAACTTTCTAATCGCTTAGCAAATGGAAcagttattattaaaaataatgttaaatattttacagaacataatgttatttttgaAGATCAATCAATAGTTGAGGATGTTGATGCAGTTATTTTTTCAACAGGatacaaatttaattttgacTTAGTTGAAAATGGTGAATTAATTCCTGTAAATAACAACAATGttgatttatataaatatatgtatccACCATCATTagctaataaaaatacactTGCAATAATTGGTTTAATTCAACCATATGGATCTATTATGCCAATTTCTGAACTTCAAGCTCGACTATATTTTGAGgtatttacaaataaagtAAGACTTccaaatgaaaataaaatgattgaaGATGTAATgttgaaaaagaaaagaatgTCAGAAAGGTATATTGCAAGTCAAAGACATACAATTCAGGTTGATGGAATGGATTTTATGGATGAGTTAGCTGAAATCATTGGATGTAAACCAAAaccatttaaatatattttttctgattttcaattatttaaagcATTAATATTTGGACCAAATGTTGCTTATGCCTATAGATTAGAAGGTAAtcatatatgtaaaaatgcTAGAAAAGCTCTTCTTGAATTAAAATATCGTTCCACCTACCCAACATCACAAACAAGAGTGATTCAAGAACATTTTTGGTCAAAacgttattttttaaaaatatttggaaGCATTGAACCACTACTTATAATTATTGGTATactttatttgtttaaatttatcttacaacttatattttaatatatataacaataatattttttatcattgttatataattatagaaaaaatttttttttatttacaacactgattgataattataagtttattcaatgatataaattaacGCTTATGTTTGTATCATTAGTTAAACATTTCAATAGAAGgtgtattttaatatataacataCTATGAAacgataaaatatttaacttgttctttaatttatatttatgagtaaaacttttataatatattatcattttatattttaaccttaatagttttttttttatcttcctTAAGATTAAGTTagttaaaaagataattatgcaataaaattatattaatgcTATTTCATAATCCATTTcaattatttgtataaagataaaaaaaattaaattattaagcattaacattttattgaTGAAGCATACTAAGAATGTTGTTAGtgttaaaaaatacaaaacaTAATCCTACAACGATAGTATTAGTTAAAATGTCAGTCAATATGattcatttttaacatttgattattattttttatttgaaatatttttttgtaattattttttaattgtatatttttttatagtgtATTTATAACAATGAATAGAATATTTGGAACAGGAAAACCAAAAGCACCACCACCAAATTTAAATGATGCTGTTGGTAATATTAATGCTCGTGGAGAAAGTATTGAAAAGAAGATAGCAAAACTTGATGGTGAATTggttaaattaaaagatcaaatgaaaaaaatgagaGAAGGTCCAGCAAAGAATAGTGTTAAACAGAAAGCTTTAAGGTAACttaacataatatttattttttagaagtagttaattatttttttttttttagaatattaaaacaaaaaaaaatgtatgagTCACAGAAAGATCAATTAGATACACAGGTTTTTAATATGGAACAAACTAATTTTGCATTAGAAGGAATGAAAGATGCTCAAAATACAGTTGCAGCAATGAAACATGGTGTAACAGCtatgaaaaaagaatttaaaaaaattaatataaataagataGATGATTTACATGATGAGATGGAGGATATGCTTGATATGCATAATGAAATTCAAGAAGCTATGTCAAGACAATATGATACACCTGACATTGATGAAAATGAATTAGAAGCAGAGTTAGAAGCACTAGGTGATGAATTGGCTTTTGATGAAGATACAAGTTATTTAGATGAAGCATTAAATACACCAAAAGTACCATCAACTGTACCATCAGCTGAAAGAGTGagtttttgttttatttaacttttaaaaaagctTTATTTTAGAAGACAGAAGATGGAATAGCTGTTGATGAATTTGGATTACCCAAAATATCCGCTTAGTTTATTctatacataaaaaattttttttgtactatTGATTTTGTCTCTTTTCAAatgtaattattaaaaagtatttttttaagtgatAAAGAGCGTTAAAGAActcattaaattaataaaaaaaatagaaatttataGTTAAGAAATTggacaaaaattaaaaaaataactatattaaatataaatatttaatattttaaataatttttttttataaaatgcacttttttttataaaataaatattaaaaaaaatatataataaattttaaactgAATTACAAAACTATCATAAATCAGAGAAGTTATTTTCACTGAATGTTcttatttatagaaaaaaaaagtactagATTGTGAcaagaaacaaaaaatttgtgACAATAAGTGATAAAATACTGTTTATCTGAAGGGCAggaaatgaaattttaaaaaaagttgaaacTAAGTGAAAAagtactaaattttttttttattatttatgctggtgttattatattatgaataataacaaaattttgttccaaataataaaaaaaaaataatatttataaaataaaattagttctttaaaaaattatgctCAAAACACAGatttaaattgaaaaatgctataaaattttaataactactattttgttatttatattcaaagaaatatattatttttttcatctacCAAAAGTTCTTCTCATATAGAAAATTGGACCTGGTCGTCTAAATACTACTGGTCTTGGCAACATTGGTGGTCCTTAAATATTGTAAAGTatcatgaaaaaaataaacttactCATTCCATGAAAACTATTATGACGAATAACTGGATTTAAATCTAAAACAcataataacaaatattattaaaatcaaataaattagaaataattacctttattaaatgtattttgaTTATTGCTTGAtccttaaaaaaaattataaaaaataatgaaataaaagttttaccCATCACTTTAAGAGATCCACCACGtattatttctataatagaaaaattaaaataaataaaaatataaaaataattaccatttttttttggttcatttttttttaaacttaatttttttagacctataatatttattaaaagtttacacttttatatttattacctTCACTAAATGAggaacttttttttacttctttattttcttaaatataaaaaaattaatgtttttaatattataattgttaccttctaaacttttttttctttttaaactGCCTTTAatggttttaaaaattagaaattaaaatatatttatactgTTACCTAATTTAAAggaatttcttttattatcaccattatctttttttatggaattttttctattttcaCTATGAACTTTATCTTTATCATTGTCAACATCTAAATAAtcagaaataaaaaaaaaaatttaaaaaataacttttttttgtaaaaatactTGAAGATTGAGATTTATCAGTactttctaaatttttaaaaacagaaagaaagaaaatttaattaaatcattACCTTTAATTACAGAATTTTGAGATTTAAGTTTAGCTTCATtatctaaattatttataagttaaaaaaattttaaatttttaccttCTTTTTTACCACTTAATATTGGCTTACTAATATTGCCTTCttcaaaatatgataatcataaaatatatataatttttacctTTCATATTAGTAGATGCAATAGTTTTTCTGATAGTTGTATCTTAAAATaagattataattaataaaaatattatcgtTACTTCTAGGTGATTCTTGAATACCACTATCATTATCGTTATCATCAAAatctataattattaaaagaatcatttaaatatttaaaaaaaaaattattattaatacctAAATGGTTGTTATCTTGGCCGccattattattgttttgactgtttaaattattattattagcgTTGGTATTAGCGTTATTATTAGCGTTATTATTAGCATTCATATTGTTTGCCATCATACCACCCATCATACCACCCATCATACCTCCTCCATACATTGGAGACATCCCCATACCCATACCCATCGGACTCATACCCATCCCCATTGGCATCATACCCATACCCATTCCCATTGGCATCATACCTAAATTtgatttgtaaataaataaaaatatttcatactTTGCATAAGTAAGTTTCCAGCCATTCCTGgaattcaattttattagaaataacaAAGATTGATTATAGCAAGTATTTTACCCATCGTGTTCGCAGCCATTGCAGTACCAAAACCCGGTgctaaaattaaattaaaaacaataataaattaattcaCAAACATGAATCCATTCCCATGCCACCCATTCCAGGTGGCATTCCTCCATACATACCACCCATATCATTCATACCACCCATAACACTCATTCCACCCATACTATTCATATTATTCATATTACCCATATTATTCATATTACCCATATAACCTATATTATTCATATCATTTTTTCCATCTATAATAGTTAAATTATCcattataatcaaaaataatgttttacccagaatatttttgagattcttatcattattttctaagaaaaaattaattttttttaaattatataatcaCCTCCTGAATccattaaaagttttttaaattcttcatCATTCTCAAAAGGATCTGAAatgttgaaatttttaataatttttattatttttcgtATCTTTAGTTAtagattaataaataattagtaATATGAAATATccagttaaataaaaagtaaaaaaaaacaatataaaactttttaattttttttttcttacctGGTGTAGTggttttttttgattttttttcttttttgccttttttatctaaaaaaaattttttaatattaataaaaaatggatggcaaaaaaatgtttttataactttttgaTTCTTCTTTAAAAGTGACATCTTCATCACTTGTAACTTCATCTAAAATAagtaaacataaaaaaataagataaaatgattgttttatctaaaattttaCCTGAATTTTTGGGTTTTTTTGACTTAGATTCTTTACCTTTTTTCTTGCTTTCTTTCTTATCATCATCTTCATCTTCAACTTCTTCCCTTTTATATCTACTTAGAATATTCtaaagtataaattattattaaacttaTGTTCTtctaactattttttttacatttatatttaaagatttatatatatctaaataattgattatttttCCATTTAGATTATAACcatttaaagttaataaaaaattcgaaaaaataaagttatatagtaaaaattgtaaaatattcatattttaaacatatgTAATTACAAATTATATCAACTGATTCTTAAACTtcagaaatataaaaatatttttttattcacaccataaaaaataaatatttgaatattttttaaataaaagtactttataaaaagtaaatttaatataattttcattttttaatatataattaattttactaaatatataaataataatttatcagttttattaattatgaaATTATATGTATTAATAACTATGATATATGtaatgtaattattttttttttaaaaagtataataaattaaaattaaatttttatttaaatactaaaaatttaattaaacataAGTTTAAGTTTatgtattatataattttacaagAGTTAATTGATTCAAAAtcactttttttaatcattctTTTAAATTGACTTTGAGGTAAGTTGTAAAAATACCATAAATTAAGTTTTTcatatttcattatattatttttataatacatataattAACCCAACATTTTAATGCACCAAAATCTTTATTTGCCACAAACATGAATccaaaaaattgttttgcTTTTTCAAGAGCTTTCAGTAGGCGAACATTTAATATACACATTTTGTGAAAAATCATTTCAGGTggacaaaatttttttggtggaaatattttttttgataaataacttttttttggataatatttatcaatacatttttttggtatattattgggaatatttaatatatcatcTGTTAACAATGTCTGCCACGTCAATTGATCatgtctttttaaatttgtatttaattgtttcaaaaaattttttatattaattttattaacaatataatatactGTATCATATTCCATACCAACAGGAATATTTCctgatttaaattttatttgtttatttattatttttaaatcatatcTTCTTTGGTcatctataaaatattgtaaaaataataaaatataattaatatataccttttaaaaatatatcaagaTCTTTGTAACTCCATGAAAGATTATTATCaaacttattattaatttgttcatcattatcattaatatgaATGTCTAAAGGAAAATCCATAGTTtctaaaatttgtaaaatttcaTGATTagattttattgaaatatcaTCCATCTgaagaagaaataaatatttccatttttttgttaataataatttcataCATTCAAAATGACCAATACTTATAAATTTACCATTATTCTGAAAatcaaattgtttttttgttACATAAACATTTGGAAGacatttttctaattttttcatttgtttATAAAGATCAGGAGATTTTGAATCAACAGCATAACAATAATGATTATTTCTAGAGTATTGtgctaataataaaagttcaGTTATATCATATctctagaaaaaaaaaaatcttttaattatttatttttatatttacattaaaaatatttctggCAAAGGCAAGTGAATACCTTTTTTCAATGTAGCTTGTACCATTAGCATTACCAAATCCTCTTTCATTAATTGATTCACAATCCatctttaattttgtttctttttttactttagtaaaatttaatgaaatagcatatgatgtatttttttctgtaattaatttttgacaAATAATAGAAGAATTATCAATTGTTACaattgaattaaaattaacattattatttctttcatCAAGATATTGTTCATTGTTTAATTCATAATAAAGTTCACAATTATTACTttctagaaaaaatttataatcaaTACAAAATTCATTTGGTgaagttatattattaaatatttttttaacatttaatgttattccataaaaattaattaaatgataacttttaaaataaataaaatgttgaaaagtacaataaatacaaataacattcaattttgaaattgaagatgcattaaaatatatatttgttattgtAAAATGATTTGAGGTAGccataattttaattatattttttgtcaAATCATTAATCCATATGTTATTTGATGGTTGAATTTTAGTGATAACTATATCTTTTTgaatgttaaatatattatccaTAATTAACTTATCTACCTTAGAAACATATTTATCAATTCTAattatgattaaaattaaatttaaataaacttacaatttaaattttaaaagcatttttatattttctgtgtaactattaataaatttttgtgaaattgaaaaataaattatcataaaattaataataacagAAATAGcaagaatatattttaataaagtagtaaatgatatatcttttatttttttattcattttttaaaaattattatataaaattgtaaaaaatatatagacAAAATTTAGTAACATTTAATTAGTTAtagtatattaataaaaaaaaatttaatttcaaaatttaattttttgtattattaattttttttttttataaaaactttagaaaaaattatatatttaaaattattattatattgtattttaaaaatgatctgaaaaaaataatgaaatttttttgtattgtttattaaaaacaaattaactttaatatttatttaaaaaaaattttttttgatgtaaatattttttaattatcaatcAAACTATATATTATGCtataaaatacattatatataatgtaaattttttttattttaatatcgttaaaataaaaaaaaattctggTATAAGATTACCCTTTTGTGTATAATAATCTATGGAAATATAATGTAATTCAGTGGTCatctatatatattgaatattataatatctaCAAATTTAACTTAC
This Strongyloides ratti genome assembly S_ratti_ED321, chromosome : 2 DNA region includes the following protein-coding sequences:
- a CDS encoding Flavin monooxygenase FMO family and Flavin monooxygenase (FMO) 5 family and Snf7 family and Flavin monooxygenase-like family-containing protein is translated as MIFEKKRVLIVGAGASGLPSIRFALLNDIIPVCFEASNDIGGLWRYKPEECEESSVMKSTVINSSKETTAYSDFPPPDDAPNFMHNRKLLDYIRSYASKYNLTQYIHFNHRVISIKRSKTFNNDGKWIVTYIDNMNNKKENIFDGVLMCNGHHTHPYIPESFKGQETFLGKIIHSHSYKDHKGYEDKIVVVVGIGNSGGDIAVELSRIAKQVYLVTRRGTWVFNRLYTYGIPVEFAFSRRLDKLIRPLFPLWAVNLLLEKRMNERFDHLIYGLQPEHDVLSAHPTVNDELSNRLANGTVIIKNNVKYFTEHNVIFEDQSIVEDVDAVIFSTGYKFNFDLVENGELIPVNNNNVDLYKYMYPPSLANKNTLAIIGLIQPYGSIMPISELQARLYFEVFTNKVRLPNENKMIEDVMLKKKRMSERYIASQRHTIQVDGMDFMDELAEIIGCKPKPFKYIFSDFQLFKALIFGPNVAYAYRLEGNHICKNARKALLELKYRSTYPTSQTRVIQEHFCVFITMNRIFGTGKPKAPPPNLNDAVGNINARGESIEKKIAKLDGELVKLKDQMKKMREGPAKNSVKQKALRILKQKKMYESQKDQLDTQVFNMEQTNFALEGMKDAQNTVAAMKHGVTAMKKEFKKININKIDDLHDEMEDMLDMHNEIQEAMSRQYDTPDIDENELEAELEALGDELAFDEDTSYLDEALNTPKVPSTVPSAERKTEDGIAVDEFGLPKISA
- a CDS encoding Glycosyl transferase, family 14-containing protein; the protein is MTTELHYISIDYYTQKESNNCELYYELNNEQYLDERNNNVNFNSIVTIDNSSIICQKLITEKNTSYAISLNFTKVKKETKLKMDCESINERGFGNANGTSYIEKRYSLAFARNIFNRYDITELLLLAQYSRNNHYCYAVDSKSPDLYKQMKKLEKCLPNVYVTKKQFDFQNNGKFISIGHFECMKLLLTKKWKYLFLLQMDDISIKSNHEILQILETMDFPLDIHINDNDEQINNKFDNNLSWSYKDLDIFLKDDQRRYDLKIINKQIKFKSGNIPVGMEYDTVYYIVNKINIKNFLKQLNTNLKRHDQLTWQTLLTDDILNIPNNIPKKCIDKYYPKKSYLSKKIFPPKKFCPPEMIFHKMCILNVRLLKALEKAKQFFGFMFVANKDFGALKYIYKSLNINNILSRYKREEVEDEDDDKKESKKKGKESKSKKPKNSDEVTSDEDVTFKEESKNKKGKKEKKSKKTTTPDPFENDEEFKKLLMDSGENNDKNLKNILDGKNDMNNIGYMGNMNNMGNMNNMNSMGGMSVMGGMNDMGGMYGGMPPGMGGMGMDSSPGFGTAMAANTMGMAGNLLMQSMMPMGMGMGMMPMGMGMSPMGMGMGMSPMYGGGMMGGMMGGMMANNMNANNNANNNANTNANNNNLNSQNNNNGGQDNNHLDFDDNDNDSGIQESPRNTTIRKTIASTNMKEGNISKPILSGKKEDNEAKLKSQNSVIKDVDNDKDKVHSENRKNSIKKDNGDNKRNSFKLGSLKRKKSLEENKEVKKSSSFSEGLKKLSLKKNEPKKNEIIRGGSLKVMGSSNNQNTFNKDLNPVIRHNSFHGMRPPMLPRPVVFRRPGPIFYMRRTFGR